Proteins found in one Pelorhabdus rhamnosifermentans genomic segment:
- a CDS encoding LysM peptidoglycan-binding domain-containing protein yields MRFIRNTVTAVMKIAVLLVIVVTQCGYTFVTETYTVTTTDTLQSIAERFITKNTGTVRKIDEFEEGIRELNFDVIGNGDVRKGETLKITYWEAD; encoded by the coding sequence ATGCGTTTTATTAGAAACACGGTTACAGCCGTTATGAAAATAGCAGTACTGCTGGTAATTGTAGTTACGCAATGTGGTTATACATTTGTGACGGAAACGTACACCGTAACTACCACAGACACGTTGCAGTCGATTGCAGAACGTTTTATCACGAAGAATACCGGAACTGTCCGGAAGATTGATGAGTTTGAAGAGGGGATCCGCGAACTGAATTTTGATGTGATCGGAAATGGGGACGTACGGAAGGGTGAAACATTGAAAATCACTTACTGGGAGGCTGATTGA